A stretch of the Pogoniulus pusillus isolate bPogPus1 chromosome 14, bPogPus1.pri, whole genome shotgun sequence genome encodes the following:
- the SNX16 gene encoding sorting nexin-16, protein MATPYVPVPIPIGSSSSSFTNRNQRSPSFGSISTSSSSSKGQLEDSTIGSFKKMSIPDQTDSTSSLCSSPLVRTKFTGVDTSIEYCSQPVEEVENADSRSWEDRPSTPTILGYEVMEERAKFTVYKILVKRSPEESWVVFRRYTDFSRLNDKLKDMFPGFRLALPPKRWFKDNYNPDFLEDRQLGLQAFLQNLVAHKDIANCLAVREFLCLDDPPGPFDSLEESRAFCETLEETNYRLQKELLEKQREVESLKKLLSEKQLHIDAVERRVRDLSVGKMTRQMSGEESECSGEVESSAVEADQGTLGEDSSSDKESHEACWSGSLAENSVPEIEVAEVAYTADEEE, encoded by the exons ATGGCAACACCATACGTTCCTGTTCCTATTCCTATTGGAAGTTCATCGTCCAGCTTTACAAACAGAAACCAAAGAAGTCCATCTTTTGGGAGCATCTCAACAAGTTCCAGCTCTTCCAAAGGACAGTTGGAGGACTCCACGATTGGTAGTTTTAAAAAGATGAGCATACCTGACCAAACTGATTCTACATCATCTTTGTGCAGTAGTCCACTTGTTAGGACTAAATTTACAGGCGTGGATACATCCATAGAATACTGTAGTCAGCCTGTAGAAGAAGTAGAGAACGCAGATTCCAGGAGCTGGGAAGATCGACCATCCACACCTACTATACTGGGTTATGAGGTGATGGAGGAGAGGGCAAAATTCACG GTATACAAAATACTGGTAAAAAGAAGTCCAGAGGAAAGTTGGGTGGTTTTCAGGCGGTACACtgacttctccaggcttaatGACAAG CTAAAAGATATGTTCCCGGGCTTTCGGTTGGCCCTTCCACCAAAGCGCTGGTTCAAGGATAATTACAATCCTGACTTCTTGGAGGATCGACAGCTGGGACTGCAAGCATTTCTCCAGAACCTAGTAGCTCACAAAGATATTGCTAACTG TCTTGCAGTGAGAGAATTTCTTTGTCTGGATGATCCTCCGGGTCCTTTTGACAGCCTAGAAGAAAGTAGG GCTTTCTGTGAAACTCTGGAGGAAACAAATTACCGTCTGCAgaaagaactgctggagaaacAAAGGGAGGTCGAATCTctgaagaaattgttgagtGAAAAGCAACTTCATATAGATGCTGTTGAAAGAAGAGTTAG GGATCTATCTGTAGGAAAAATGACTCGTCAAATGTCAGGAGAAGAAAGTGAGTGCAGTGGTGAGGTGGAGTCTTCTGCAGTGGAAGCAGACCAGGGTACCCTGGGTGAGGACAGCAG CTCAGACAAAGAGAGCCATGAGGCTTGCTGGAGTGGCTCTTTGGCCGAAAATTCTGTCCCAGAAATTGAAGTTGCCGAAGTGGCCTATACTGCTGATGAAGAAGAGTAG